One genomic window of Streptomyces sp. NBC_01498 includes the following:
- a CDS encoding PD-(D/E)XK nuclease-like domain-containing protein, whose translation MTTTIEPAAIADPVVVDGLSTDEYHADRASISSTGLRKLLAPGCPAQFKYDRDNPQPHKKEFDLGHAAHLLVLGEGPELAVIDYPDWRKKDAQSERDDAYAEGKVPLLTKDFEVVTAMAAAIRQHPLAGPLFAPGSGVAERSIFWTDPATGIRCRVRPDYLKQLPGLTLAVDYKTITKADPETISKAIRDHGYHQQDALYVDGIEAAGLAPDGCRFLFVFQQKTAPYLITVRELAGQDRDIGRAKNERALRIYADCTTTGIWPDWTGPVEDIPVISMPTWAVLNETEEYLK comes from the coding sequence GTGACCACGACCATCGAACCGGCCGCGATAGCCGACCCGGTTGTCGTGGACGGCCTGTCCACCGACGAGTACCACGCCGATAGGGCATCCATCTCGTCCACCGGCCTGCGGAAGCTCCTCGCGCCCGGCTGCCCCGCCCAGTTCAAGTACGACCGCGACAACCCGCAGCCCCACAAGAAGGAGTTCGACCTCGGGCACGCCGCGCACCTCCTGGTGCTCGGTGAGGGGCCGGAGCTGGCGGTCATCGACTACCCGGACTGGCGGAAGAAGGACGCGCAGTCCGAGCGGGACGACGCCTACGCCGAGGGCAAAGTGCCGCTGCTGACGAAGGATTTCGAGGTGGTCACAGCGATGGCTGCGGCGATCCGTCAGCACCCGCTCGCCGGCCCGCTGTTCGCACCCGGCAGTGGTGTTGCCGAACGGTCGATCTTCTGGACCGACCCGGCCACCGGCATCCGCTGCCGCGTCCGACCCGACTACCTCAAGCAACTGCCGGGCCTGACCCTCGCCGTGGACTACAAGACGATCACCAAGGCCGATCCGGAGACCATCTCCAAGGCCATCCGCGATCACGGTTATCACCAGCAAGACGCCCTGTACGTCGACGGCATCGAGGCCGCTGGGCTCGCCCCCGACGGCTGTCGGTTCCTCTTCGTGTTCCAGCAGAAGACCGCCCCGTACCTGATCACCGTGCGCGAACTCGCCGGACAGGACCGCGACATCGGCCGCGCCAAGAACGAACGCGCCCTCCGCATCTACGCCGACTGCACCACCACCGGCATCTGGCCCGACTGGACCGGGCCCGTCGAAGACATCCCCGTCATCTCCATGCCCACCTGGGCCGTGCTCAACGAAACCGAGGAGTACCTCAAGTGA
- a CDS encoding DNA polymerase III subunit beta family protein produces MSVTINAHRLGQLIDKVRGHVGSESIEILNGIRLDADSSHLYAVATDRFTLAAARYRLKYDDAKQEPWARTIPTSWLKPLREWVSAHGGGDTIRIALAEGFVVFGTEYTEIRIPVTDDQEFADWRRLLRGASVQPGTIFAFPAVSSRLLARWADTGQALRVHVTTDLKAFMLFGEDFIGVQMPERYAGIGPVEEETFEQALELWPGIFADADDTADMATDMPAEVDEMGTIPEMVRSLLQQTLRSTGDMLGAPSRDPGAMASFALAGVNAWSAYRFLDALHTADPRLAEKVVAELGEELDAGDFSEHAWDIAAKAGHDPQAWHDDYAAHLKKLAEKRAAEQPAT; encoded by the coding sequence ATGTCCGTCACCATCAACGCCCACAGGCTCGGCCAGCTCATCGACAAGGTCCGTGGACATGTCGGCAGCGAGTCGATCGAGATCCTGAACGGCATTCGCCTCGACGCCGACTCCAGCCACCTGTACGCCGTCGCGACCGACCGGTTCACCCTCGCCGCCGCCCGCTACCGGCTCAAGTACGACGACGCCAAGCAGGAGCCGTGGGCGCGGACCATCCCCACCTCCTGGCTGAAGCCGCTCCGCGAATGGGTCAGCGCCCACGGTGGCGGCGACACGATCCGCATCGCCCTCGCCGAGGGATTCGTCGTCTTCGGTACCGAGTACACCGAGATCCGCATCCCCGTCACGGACGACCAGGAGTTCGCGGACTGGCGGCGCCTCCTGCGGGGTGCATCTGTCCAGCCCGGAACCATCTTCGCGTTCCCGGCCGTCAGCTCCCGGCTGCTCGCCCGCTGGGCCGACACCGGACAGGCCCTGCGAGTCCACGTCACCACCGACCTCAAGGCTTTCATGCTGTTCGGCGAGGACTTCATCGGAGTCCAAATGCCGGAGCGGTACGCCGGCATCGGACCGGTTGAGGAAGAGACGTTCGAGCAGGCCCTCGAACTGTGGCCCGGCATCTTCGCCGATGCCGACGACACCGCCGACATGGCCACGGACATGCCCGCCGAGGTCGACGAGATGGGCACCATCCCCGAGATGGTGAGGTCCCTCCTACAGCAGACGCTCCGATCCACCGGCGACATGCTCGGCGCCCCGAGTCGGGATCCGGGCGCCATGGCTTCCTTCGCCCTGGCCGGGGTGAACGCCTGGTCCGCGTACCGGTTCCTCGACGCCCTCCACACGGCTGACCCGAGGCTCGCCGAAAAGGTCGTCGCCGAACTCGGTGAGGAGCTGGACGCGGGGGACTTCAGCGAGCACGCGTGGGACATCGCCGCGAAAGCCGGTCACGACCCACAGGCGTGGCACGACGACTACGCCGCGCACCTCAAGAAGCTCGCCGAGAAGCGGGCCGCTGAACAGCCCGCCACCTGA